Below is a window of Drosophila bipectinata strain 14024-0381.07 chromosome XR, DbipHiC1v2, whole genome shotgun sequence DNA.
GAGAAACCTGTCAGTGCGATGGGTGCCGGGTTTGCTCACTTTGGACAACAAACGCAACCGTAAAACTACTTCAGAGCACTGTTTCACGCTGTTTAAGCGCAATCCGAAGGAATTTATGCGTCGTTTTGTGACCGTCGACGAAACATGAATCCACTGGTACACACCAGAGACCAAAGAACAGTCAAAACAGTGGACTTCATCTGGCGAACCTCCTCCAAAGAAGACTGTCTCATCGGCCAGAACTGTGATGGCCACCGTGTTTTAGGATCTgacctataaagtatatatttatgatataatcgaactagtctctcatttCAAATCGACTTTAAACTTTGCACCTttatttcctttgcacgcacgGAGGTcgaaacggccgggatcggccgtttatatcctatagctaccatataactgattgatcggaaatgccaaTACCAAATTTCTAAgggatcgaccaactatatccgatcttaactgcaagggtagaGCTAACTCCGAAGTTAGCTCTTGTGTCTTGCTGTAGCTATTATAGGCTATGATCGCTGTCACTGCCGGCGACTGGAGCTTTGGAAGATCATTGTTATCGTGGTTTTGTTGATAATCAGTACGAGCGGgtcatatttaaaatatttatctctcattttttaaaataaatttttctattttttttttaaatttaaaaaagtccAATGCTGTGTTACTTCCGATTATTCAAATTGTTGTTAAAATTACAGCTTGTAAAAATGGGTCTCACTCGTGCttgttgttaaaaaaaaacatttcatcCAATGactgtaacgaactgttttctttgcttccgctcgccataatatgccgcggctagctcacagagtctGCGGGTtagttccaccgaatttatagttcgacgtgattgcccgagcccagaaataatacaataGCTTTAATTTTATGCAGTCTCTTTATTTGCTGCTCCTTCTGTTTACAATGATGGTTTAACCGGGTTCCCGAGAACGGGCCCCACTCCGAATATTCGTGACCCTTGGTGCCTCCTTTGGCCGTCCTGATGGTCTGctccgttgttgttgttccgtCGTTGCTTTCGTTGCCGGGGGTTCCTCTTTGGTGTTCTGTCGTCGAGCCTTTTACCTCTTTGACTTGGTCTGGTCTGGACTTCGGCTGCCCACTGAAAGGCCTCCACTAAGTTGCCGGGGATACCGCGCCTACGCGCTGTACCGCCGggctcgggagttggcgggctgtagcctccgctacaccaggaGAACGCCGTGCTTTGCGCGCCAGCGAGTCTGGTTTGAGAGTTAGCTACTGACTGTCGCCTCTGCAACACCAGGGAGACAcgccgtgcatgcgcaccggcggacctggttcggctccgctacgccagaaaaacgccgtgcttttcgcaccggcgagTCCGGTTCGGGAGATGGCTACTGATTGTCGCCTCCGCAACGCCAGGAAGACAcgccgtgcatgcgcaccagcgGCCCCGGTTCAGAGTTTGCTGCCTACAGCCGGCTCCTCTACGCCAGGAAAACGCCgtgcttttcgcaccggcgggCCTGGATTGGGAGTCGCCGAAGTCTTGTCAGTCCCGACGGGGTCAAAAGTCGCCTGTCCAGGACCGTATGTCACGCCTCCCTTTGGCCGGGTGACCACCGCGCGTACGCGTCAATGGGCCCGGATCAAGAGCTGCTCATTGGGTGATCGGCGCTTCCCTGATCGCGTTCCTAAGTGGGCGCGAGCTCTCGAGTCGGCTTATCCGTGCCTTGCAGGACCACGGctgttggttgcgagtcaGGAATCCGTGTGGCGTGCGCCAGACTAATTCTTttctcacttccttgcaaggctacctgctttgaccgggaatggcccaactcgaCTCTGATACCCTATAGCTGTCGAGGAAACCGACCGACACCGATCCTTTCTCGTTCTGTCCTTAGCGTCTTTTGGAGCAAACCGGGCCTGTCCTTCCGTTGCAgaaccacgcctgttggttgtgagtcAGGAGTCAGTGTGGCGTGCACCAGACTTATCCTtccctcacttccttgcaaggctacctgccgggGCCAGGAACCGGTGCAACTCGTCTCCTGTCGCCTAGGTCTTTTCAAGGAACTGTCCCAGTACAGATCCTTTCTCGTCTTGTTCGTTCTCCTTGCGTTTGGCtgttggactctccaaaggcggtccttcaactccaaccaaccgaatccttttagaaacgctctaacacttaaattgcggactctccacaggcggtcctccaactcaacgctacaagcttcctaaaaagactcgtcccgatCCGCTCCAATaagcctccttttatactgactggagcgcccgtttaTTTTTCTGGATTCTGTTCCACAGATCACGCccctttcccgttggcgggctgccgttactcctgcttccaatatcacgccactttcccgctgGCCGGCGGCCGTTACTCCAGCTTCCAATCTCACGCCGCTTTCCCGCTGGCAGGTGGCCGTCCGTGCGGCCGTTGCCCTTTCCTTTCGGCCGCTGacccctgctgttgctatgcgaTGCGCCGCTGCCCTCCTTTGCCTCCCCCGTTGCTCCTTGCTCTTTTGCTGCTACTAGTCTTGTCGCACATTCTGAACACGGCTGCGCGGTGTGCTCATGTCCTCACCGTTGCctcgggaaccgttacgttccacgttgactccgtctttccactcgatgatggagctctgcccctCACCGCCCTCACTGCCTTTCCATTCGtccactggtgctccgggaaccgttacgttccacgttgattccgtcttcccactgggtgATGAAACCTTGCCTTTCCAttcgtctgctgctgctccgggaaccgttatgttccacgttgattccgtctttgCCACTCGATGATGGAACCCTGCCCCTCCCCGCTCGTATTGGTCCTTGGCCTATCTGCTGCGGCCACCTAATGATTGGCCGGTGCTGCTCGCGCCCTGTTGGTAAAACACTTTCCGGTTGATTGAATAGTGTAAAATACTTTAAAGGCGAACAGCgggcttttttattttattttgtttttcccaGTTTTGCGTGCACCTTGCTGGTAGTTGGTGGTGGAAGTTGCCAACCGCTCCATGAGAGTTGCTGCCCACTCTTCGAGTGGAAGCAGGCCTGCTTCCTTATTGCCCCCGTTGACGATGCCAACATTCAGCGGTGGCTATGCCAAGTGGCCAGATTTCTGCGCCTTGTTTAGGACGATGATTGACAGCTATCCTCACTTGATCAAGATGGAAAAGCTCAGATGGATCATTTTATGTCTGCGGGAGTCAGCTTTGGAGACTGTAAGAGCGCTGGAGATTACTGATGCTATCTATGATGTTGCCTGTTATCTTACACAACCGTTTAAGCAATCGACAGTTAATATTTCAGGCGCACATCAACAAGATCCTGCAGTTTAGGGTAGTCGAGCCGGGATTTTTTTGGGGTTATCCGGCCGGTTCAATGGTCATATGCGGGCCTTATTACTTCCGGGACGGCGGACAAAATTCTAGGATACCTCCTCATCCAGATCATCTTACAAAAGCTGGACCCTGCCACAAAGACCAAGTAGGAAGATCTCTCACAGGAAGCAGTGCCAATTTGGGAATCTATGGCTATGGGTTATTGGAAAAAAGGTGGCGTACCCTTGAGCCTGCGGAATTGGTCTTAGCATTTGCCAGCGAATCAGCCAACGTTCATGCTTGCTCCTTAATGCTCCGCCACCTCCTGTGCGGAGCACATGCTGTTCCTTCTTGCCCAAGGTTCCTCGCCTTGCCAGTTAATGAACGATACGTTTAAATCCGGCGTTTTGACCTCCGGATTTGCTTCAAGTCTGAGCACTCAGCCCGCGGATGCTCATCCTCCCGCTACCCAACGTGTAATCGCAGGCTTCATGCCCTGTCGCTTGCGAGCAATTACCCAGCACTTCTTCTTTCACTGCTTTCGGCTCGAGTCTTGCCAATGAAGAGGTAGCTGCGACCTCTCAGGCTCAGCTGACCTCTCTAACCAGAGGAGCTCGACTGCGATGTCCACTTCGTTCATCTTGAGTCAAGTGCATATTCGGTTCGTCTTCCAATTAAGCATAGCGTGGAGCTGTTGGGAGAACTTCTCGGAACTTCTATATTGCAGATTATGTACTGCAGATCTCCTCCAGCCTACAGTCCCTGATTGCAAGCTATTAATTATCCAACTTCGCCGGAATTATAAtacttctattttttttatgttcaaCATTACAACTAAGCAATTAACTTAATACTAAATGATTTAAGTAAGTGAACTAATAACCAAGGAAGGAAATTCCTACAGCAATGGCATTATTAAGTAGCttcttgtttttggtttctggGCATTTTGGGATAGAAACACTTACATGCAGTCCTTCCGTGCAGAAAGGTCTTCCATTGCTTATGAATTTGGTTACATTAGTGAGGGAattatgttttattaaatatttttattatagcaAACCGATATTGAAATACCGCCTAATCCATCCAACCGCTTCAAATAACTTACAATACGATATTACTGTGCTTTTTGTTGTTACCTCTCATATGCTACATTTAACAACTACCACACTATTCCCACTTTTCACCAGTCGTCTTGGAACGAGTCGGTCAATTCCCAAACTTGTCGAGTCGTCACGATCCAGTATTTTTCTCCTTTGGAAATTCGTaagatttttcaaaaatattttattatatggCCATGACAACCCTTTTATCGGGTCTCGGCCTGAAGCGCAATGTGCCTCCACGCGTCTCTGTCCTGAGCGCGCATTTGCCAGTTGGTAACCCCAAGTGTGGACAGGGTTTCCATCACCTGGTCTTGCCAACGCGTTCGGGGTCGTCCTCTTCTTCGTGTCCCAATAATCACCGCACCAAACACCTTACGAGCCGGAGTGTCTTCATTCATACGGGCAACGTCTTTGAGATTTCACTCGACTGGCTACGTCAACATCACCGTAAAGCTCATACAGCTCGTGGTTGTATCGGATGCGATAAACATCGTCTACGCAGACTGGACCAAAGATTTTTCGAAGAATTTTCCTCTCGAACACTCCAAGAGCAGCTGCATCTGTCTGCGTCACTGTCCAGCACTCCGCATCATATAGGAGTACTGGAAGAATGAGCGTCTTGTAGAGTGTGGTTTTTGTGCGTCGAGAGAGAGCTCTACTATTGAACTGCCTACTGAGCCCAAAGTAACACCTGTTGGTAAGTGTTATTCTCCGCTTAATCTCCAGACTGACATCATTTGTGCTTGTTATAGCAGTGCCTAGGTAGATAAACTCCTTGACGGACCCAAAGCTATAGTTTTCTGCAGTCAGCTGAGAATCAAGACGCCGCAATTCACTGCTAGAACACACCATAAACTTTGTTTTCTCTATATTCACTGCTAGTCCTACTTTTGCAGATTCCTTTTCAATAGCCGCGAAGGCTCCTGTAAAATCACGCTTGGTGCGTGATATCAATATCATCAGCGTAACCAAGGAGCTGGACACATCTGTTGGTTAATATCGTGCCCGTCCGATGTACACCAGCCTTTCTTATAATACTCtccattaaaatattgaagagtATACAAGACAGCGAGTCACCTTGTCTGAGGCCACACTTGGTAGTAAAGGTTTCGGATTGGCCACTTCCTACCTTGACAGAGCTGATGGTGTTGCTCAATGTCATTTTGCAAAGTCTAGTCAGCTTTGCTGGTATACCAAGCTGGTTTTCGTAAGACTTCTCCAGGATTTGGCGCAAGGTGAAAATCTGGTCAACAGTGGACTTGCCAGGCCTGAACCCGCACTGATAAGGTCCAATCAATGCTTCAGCATGGGGTTTCAGTCTTTCACACAATACGCTCGTTAGGACCTTGTATGCAACTGTAAGAAGACTAATTCCGCGGTAGTTGGTGCGCACCGTGGCATCACCCTTCTTCAGGATGGGACAGATCATGCTGAGGTTCCAATCTTAGGGTATGCTCTCCGTGAGCCATATCTTACTGATTAGTTGGTGCATGCTCCCTACCAACATATCACCGGCTGCCTTAAACAATTCTGCCGGCAGGCCGTCAGCACCTGCAGACTTGTGGTTTTTAAGCCGTTGGATTGCATCCTTGACTTCGATATGACTTGGGATTGGCACTTCAATATCCGTGCCATAGATTGGGGTTCGTGGATCATAGTCTTCAGAGTCTGTGCTTGAGCCAGATAACAGACTCCAGAAGTGATCGCTCCATAACCTCAGCACGACCTCTGCTTCTGTGACAAGATTTCCATCATCGTCCCTGCACGCCATTGCACCAGTCTTAAATCCTTGGGTCAGACGCTTGACCCTCTGGTAGAAGTTACGTGCTTCATTTCTGCGCCTGCTGCTCTCTGTGCTCTCACACTCTCGCCTTTCCTGCTCTTTCTTCTTGCGTCTGAAAAGGCGTTTTTCGTCTCTTCTTCTCGACCTGTATACATCCACAATAGCTCGTGTCGTCCCAGCCTGCAGTGTTCTTCTGTAGGCGGCGTCCTTTGCAGCTGTTGCGTCATGACACTCCTGATCGTACCATGGATTCCTTGTTAGAGGACGCTGGAATCCAAGCACTTCTTCTGCCGAAGCTCGCAGGGAGTGAGATATGAGCGCCCACATATCGCTTATGTCTTCAGGTATTGAAGGTGCTCGGCTTAATAGCCCCGAGACGTGAGTGGAGAATGCATTCTTTGCCTGTTGTGATTGCAGCTTTCCGATGTCCAGTCTTCTTAACGCACTTCGACGTGCAATCTTCGCCACACATAGCCGTGTGCGAATCTTAGCTGCAACAAGATAATGGTCGGAGTCGATGTTGGGACCCCGACAGCATCGCACGATTATAACGTCGAGTATATTAGATGCGTGCCTTGCATCGATCACAACATGATCGATCTGATTTCTGGTCAGTCGATCGGGAGAGAGCCAAGATGCTTTATGTATGTCCAAATGACGGAATCCAGTACTACGAACCACCATATTATGCGCAGCTGCATAGCCTATTAATCTGAGACCATTGCTCGAGGTGGTCTCATGTAGACTAAATCGCCCGACGGTAGCACCAAAGATGTCTTCTCGCCCTACCTTGGCATTAAAATCCCCGAGGAGAATTTTAATGTCATGGGAAGGACAGCGGCCATAAGCTCGGTCGAGATCCGCATAGAAAGCGTCCTTGGTGGCATCATCCTTTTCCTCCGTTGGGGCATGTGCGCATATCAGGCTGATGTTAAAGAATTTGGCAGTAATTCGGATCGTTGCAATTCTCTCGTTTGTTGGCCGAAATGGAGAGACTCGGCGCCGCATCCTGGCACCTACAACGAAACCACAACCAAATTCATGCCGTTCTGGATGACAGCTGTAGTAAATGTCACAGTTCTTCTTCTTTATGCAGCCTTTTCCTACCCATCGCATTTCCTGGATAGCAGTGATGTCAGCCCTATATTTGTTGAGGGTATCTGCTAGTTGTTGAGCAGCACCAGATCTGTACAATGTTCGTACGTTCCAGGTGCATACTCTCAAATCATTGTCCTTTTTACGCTTGCTATGGTCGTCAACGTTAGATCGGTTCCTTTCACCAAGTTGAATGCAAGTTGAATTGAATTAGATTCACCAAGTTGAATGCAATCAGACACTTTGACCTGTATGCTTTCCACCATTCTCCcataatttattacaatacaaaatgtaaaaaaaagccccaagcttctttcttcaaaaatacaaaagttggtatttttactaaacaccaaaaactatttccaatcgttcagttatatggcagatataacatatagtcggccgatcgtacggaaatttggtaggattaactgaccaaaaatatattctgtactaagttccagctttctatcttcaaaaacacgaaagttgggtcatttccgatcgatcagttatatggcagctataggatatattcggtcgatccttatgaaatttgacatgtcgtattattttgccaaaaatagctctcatgtaaaatggaagtctctaactctaaaaacactaaagtacTATaatatttccgatcaatcagttatatgacagctataggatatagtcgaccgatcccggtcggtCCGGTcgatcatgaatatatataatataaaaaaatataatgaagcATAAATGAAGCAAGCGGTCTTTGaaacatgtatgtatgtagtgGGCTTTCACTACAGTTACAAGATGATGCACAGTTATGTATATTATGGCATTAAATATTATGCCTAAATGAGCCTTAAAGGGTATACGTTcttacctttttgtatttatgtatgtcttttatttaaatagtgTTGACACCTTAAAAGCAATCTCTTATTATGAGTACTCATTTGgctaattaaatatttgggGCTAAATTAAATGTGtgtttttgctttgttttattGAAACGAAAATTgggaattgattttttaatctatttcaGGCTGTGATCCCTACCACTGCCGGTGGCTCCAGAGCTCCGGCAGATCCTTGATGTTCTCGGGGCTTCGTTGCTATAAAACCATCAGTACGGGCGAGCTATAAACTGCAGAGTTAATGCAGAGTAAACTGCATGGAACTAGGCCGCAAAAATCTGCATTTTTGGGTAAAAAGTTGAATGCGAATCAAGCAGGATAAAGTGACTCTTAGTCAGACTGTATGAAAAAATTCGGCGCACCGTTTTGAACTACCTCTGATTTTTACTGTTGTATCTCCATCttcttaatatatattttcactTCTTTTCACTACATTTACAAGATGATGCACAGTTATGTTTACTGTGGCATTAAATATTATGCCTAAATGAGACTTAAAGGGTATAAGTTcttacctttttgtatttatgtatatcttttatttaaatagtgTTGACACCTTAAAAGCAATCTCTTATTATGAGTACTCATTTGgctaattaaatatttgggGCTAATTTAAATGTGTTTTTGCCTTGTTttattcaattcaattaaattcaattcaattcaataattttgctttattttccaatatcaatttcaattttgcttaaagctaacaaattttttttttttttttacttagaGTTTAGACTTATTAACTATCTTTACAACTataatattctattttttttttatttaatatttatttgttcatttttatttacatttaataacccaaaaaatggtaaaacttGGCTCAAAGGGCTTAGAGAAACTAAGATAAAACTAAGACTGGTATTTCGTGGTTAGTAGCGTAATACTAGGAAGGGAAGGACCTGTCAGCACGCGGATGTGCAATATAAGATTTGCGaatattgaatttatttgttGAATGAGAGATGAGTGCATCGATCATTTTAATATCTGCTTTTAAATGCAGACGGTTGGTCGCAtagaaaaatgttaaattataaatcatttttaagattttattttgagcaagttgtaatttatttatatgggTCTTGGCACTACAGCCCCAGATTTCAGATCCATAAAGCATTATgggtaaaaatatttgtttgtataTTGTCAGCTTATTGTGAATTGACAGATTTGATCTGCGATTTATAAAAGGGTACAATATTCGGATGGTCCTATTTATTTTGTCAATGGTATGACTTATGTGACCattgaaaataagttttttgtcaaaattaatGCCAAGACACTTTATGGAGTTTACCCATTTAATGCCAGTGTTATTTAGTTTAAGTTCACTATTTTGCAGAAAACACAGTTTCCGTTTTTTGGTGAAGAAAATTGATTTCGTTTTGGaggcatttattttaattttccacttttaaaaataagaagatATTGCATCTAAGGACATTTGGAGCTCGTTTTCTATCGAATTATAAGTAGTGCCAGAGCTAAACAGGGCTGTATCGTAGGCAAATATAAGTctataagtatataagtgTATGACATCTCTGAAATAGGGGGATGTCATAGGTGTAAATGTTATAAAGAACAGGTCCGAGCACAGAGCCCTCTGGGACACCTGCTTTGATAAGTTTTTAATTCGAATTGGTACCATCAAGACTGACGTAAAAGTATCTATCTGAGAGAAAACTTAGGATGATCTTTGTTAAATATATTGGGCTGTTACAAGTGATAAGCTTATGGATTGGTGCCAAACAGTATCAAAAGCAGCTTCTTTGTCAAGCGTTACCATGCCAACTGACTCTTTCCGTGCAAAACTTTCCTTTATATAGTTAGTGATTTGATCAAGTGGGTGAATACAGTTCGAAAAGCACGAAAGCCATATTGGACTGGGGGTAAAATGTTATTATCTTCCACATGCAGATTGAGCCTAGATTTAATTAATctttcaaacatttttgagAAACCACATAGCAAACTTATCGGACGGTAATTATTTGGACAATCCGGGGGCTTCCCTGGCTTTGGAATTGTTAAATTCGCTGAAAGTGTTTTGGACTTCAGTTGAGGTATTATAGTCTGAGAAACTGTCAGCAATGTGAtgttttaattcaaaaacttCTGCTAAGATATCTGCTTTTTCTTCTCTTGTGGAAAACACTATATTATTGTATAAGAAACTTGGGATAAACTGTTTTTTGTTCTTAATAATTTTAGTTAGCTTCCAAAATGGTCTGGAATTCTTGTCCAATTAAGACAGTCTAAGATTCCATTTTTCATTGTAATGCTCAAATAGTTTCTGGCGAATCATGTGGTTCAAATAGTTTACCCTAGCCTAAAAGATGGGTTGTCTGGTTCTAAtccattttatttgatttgtgTTTCTATTAGCCATAGTTAGCCATAGTTTCACATGAtctgcttttatttttgtaagctTACGGTAGACAATTTGAAATTATTGTTATAGCTATaaatatgtgtgtatatattatttatctcCTTTCTATACTCTTGCTTTCgagaagtcaacaattatacaGATAAGCGCAGCTTGAATATTAGGGAAACACAATAAATTAAAGGTGGACTTCAGCAAAACGTTAAAGACTATCACATAGATAAACGGTATTCGTACGAGCTAAAGCTATTTACAGATAATATACTTGTaggaatataataaataaattgtacgTACAATCGCAATTTAATATCGGACGCAATATGCACAAAATGAGAAACACAAGTGGAGGCGGAGAAGGAATTGTGCATGAGTTGTCCCTACAGATTAAGGAACGATTCGAAACGAACTCGTGAACAGCCAAGTTTTAGATTGCATTGCAATGAGCAACATTCAAAGTGTGTCGAAGCGCGATTTTCACAAAAAAGCGTTCATTCAATCGCTGTTGCTTATCAGCGACTCCTGCTGTTCATCGTCGTTGACTCTAACAATGCTCGGCTTATGGCAACCGCAGACTTTTCTATATACAATTTTGAACAGCTTCATTAGAGGGTCGGAATCGTCATTTCGCATAAGAAGCGAAACAAGCACAAGAGCTACGAAGATCGGTATGGAACCCATATAGAACATGGGTGAATAGGGCTTATTCTTAAGCAGGACGTCGAACATGATGGCTAGCGGAATTTGCAATGACATGGCCAGCGTTCCTATTAGCGAAGAGGTGAGAAAGCCCCCACATAGCCACAGAGCCTCGGCCAGAACGGTGCCAATCAAGCCGTTTAGAAAAAGCAGGGCAAACTGTCCTTGGCTGGGCAATTCAAAGGTCTCAATCTTCGTAAAGTGCAGAATGAAAAAGATAGGCCACAGtagcaaaagattccagagaCCGACAAAGCCAAAAAACAAAGGTACATATATCGACCTTTTCCTCGGTATCGCTTTTTCGTTTAACGAAAACAAGATAGGCGGCATAAAAGAAAGCACTAAAGAGCGCCAAGAGAACGCCTCTCGTCATCTTTGTGTCGTGTAGATCGTTTAAGGTGATGGCCACCACTCCGCCAATATTCATGGCCACGGCAATCAGCTTGGTGATGGTCAGCTTGTCGCCGGTTGCCGAGGGAAATACAGCTGCCAGGcagataataaaaaatgacGTCGAGCTCACCAGCGTTATCATGGCAGTCTCgtccatttccatttcaacGTTAGATCGGTTCCTTTCACCAAGTTGAATGCAAGTTGAATTGAATTAGATTCACCAAGTTGAATGCAATCAGACACTTTGACCTGTATGCTTTCCACCATTCTCCcataatttattacaatacaaaatgtaaaaaaaagccccaagcttctttcttcaaaaatacaaaagttggtatttttactaaacaccaaaaactatttccaatcgttcagttatatggcagatataacatatagtcggccgatcgtacggaaatttggtaggattaactgaccaaaaatatattctgtactaagttccagctttctatcttcaaaaacacgaaagttgggtcatttccgatcgatcagttatatggcagctataggatatattcggtcgatccttatgaaatttgacatgtcgtattaatttgccaaaaatagctctcatgtaaaatggaagtctctaactctaaaaacactaaagtacTATaatatttccgatcaatcagttatatgacagctataggatatagtcgaccgatcccggtcggtCCGGTcgatcatgaatatatataatataaaaaaatataatgaagcATAAATGAAGCAAGCGGTCTTTGaaacatgtatgtatgtagtgGGCTTTCACTACAGTTACAAGATGATGCACAGTTATGTATATTATGGCATTAAATATTATGCCTAAATGAGCCTTAAAGGGTATACGTTcttacctttttgtatttatgtatgtcttttatttaaatagtgTTGACACCTTAAAAGCAATCTCTTATTATGAGTACTCATTTGgctaattaaatatttgggGCTAAATTAAATGTGtgtttttgctttgttttattGAAACGAAAATTgggaattgattttttaatctatttcaGGCTGTGATCCCTACCACTGCCGGTGGCTCCAGAGCTCCGGCAGATCCTTGATGTTCTCGGGGCTTCGTTGCTATAAAACCATCAGTACGGGCGAGCTATAAACTGCAGAGTTAATGCAGAGTAAACTGCATGGAACTAGGCCGCAAAAATCTGCATTTTTGGGTAAAAAGTTGAATGCGAATCAAGCAGGATAAAGTGACTCTTAGTCAGACTGTATGAAAAAATTCGGCGCACCGTTTTGAACTACCTCTGATTTTTACTGTTGTATCT
It encodes the following:
- the LOC122321425 gene encoding uncharacterized protein is translated as MRRRVSPFRPTNERIATIRITAKFFNISLICAHAPTEEKDDATKDAFYADLDRAYGRCPSHDIKILLGDFNAKVGREDIFGATVGRFSLHETTSSNGLRLIGYAAAHNMVVRSTGFRHLDIHKASWLSPDRLTRNQIDHVVIDARHASNILDVIIVRCCRGPNIDSDHYLVAAKIRTRLCVAKIARRSALRRLDIGKLQSQQAKNAFSTHVSGLLSRAPSIPEDISDMWALISHSLRASAEEVLGFQRPLTRNPWYDQECHDATAAKDAAYRRTLQAGTTRAIVDVYRSRRRDEKRLFRRKKKEQERRECESTESSRRRNEARNFYQRVKRLTQGFKTGAMACRDDDGNLVTEAEVVLRLWSDHFWSLLSGSSTDSEDYDPRTPIYGTDIEVPIPSHIEVKDAIQRLKNHKSAGADGLPAELFKAAGDMLVGSMHQLISKIWLTESIP